One part of the Lotus japonicus ecotype B-129 chromosome 2, LjGifu_v1.2 genome encodes these proteins:
- the LOC130736243 gene encoding uncharacterized protein LOC130736243: MVAGRNDEAIAEALAMLVGAVGQGQQANLGNHNQDEFRALGKFQRNNPPTFEGAYDPDKAQAWLKAIEKIFRVMNCTDAQKVQFGTHMLEKEAEDWWDNTVQMFEGDGMEITWDLFKGAFLEKYYPEDVRGKKEIEFLELKQGNGTVAEYATKFEELIKFCPHYNTAEAERSKCNKFVNGLRLEIKKVVGYQQIIRFSDLVNRSRIYDEDSRESVAHYKSLKEKKEKGQFRGKPYGNPVDNGKQEAGNDKKPSGGGAPNPVRCYKCGVEGHRSPECPNSEAT, from the coding sequence ATGGTTGCCGGAAGGAATGATGAAGCTATCGCTGAGGCATTGGCAATGTTGGTTGGTGCCGTTGGGCAAGGTCAGCAAGCGAACCTTGGGAACCATAATCAGGATGAATTCCGTGCTTTGGGAAAGTTTCAGAGGAACAATCCGCCAACCTTTGAAGGAGCATACGACCCTGACAAAGCACAGGCATGGCTGAAAgcaattgagaagatctttcgaGTCATGAATTGTACTGACGCGCAGAAGGTGCAGTTTGGCACCCATATGCTTgagaaagaagctgaagattggtGGGACAACACTGTTCAGATGTTTGAAGGTGATGGGATGGAGATTACTTGGGATCTTTTCAAGGGTGcatttctggagaagtactATCCAGAAGATGTGCGtggaaagaaggaaattgagTTTCTTGAACTCAAGCAGGGTAATGGAACCGTGGCGGagtatgctacaaagtttgaGGAATTGATTAAGTTTTGTCCCCACTACAATACTGCCGAAGCTGAGAGATCTAAGTGTAACAagtttgtgaatggtttgagacTTGAGATCAAGAAGGTTGTGGGATATCAACAGATTATCCGATTTTCTGACCTGGTTAACAGGAGTAGGATATATGATGAGGATAGCAGGGAAAGTGTTGCTCACTACAAGtctttgaaagagaagaaagaaaaggggcaATTCAGAGGGAAACCGTATGGGAATCCTGTTGATAACGGTAAACAAGAAGCTGGTAATGACAAGAAGCCGAGTGGGGGAGGAGCTCCTAATCCGGTTAGGTGCTACAAGTGTGGTGTTGAAGGACATCGTTCTCCTGAATGTCCCAATTCAGAAGCAACATGA
- the LOC130737801 gene encoding probable splicing factor 3A subunit 1, which translates to MPSIRPLLPPPGLALNLPRVPPNVVQYQHSGGLPMPPPRPPAMIPSVRPAPPPPMQMNSGQQSVMGGQPHPMMPPSISMNSQGMHMPPPPPGSQFTPVPRPPFVPMSHPPSMMPMMHPPPLPQGMPPSPPPEEALPPLLEEPEPKRQKLDDSSLIPEDQFLAQHPGPVRISIYVPNVDEGNLKGQVLEITVQSLSETVASLKEKIAGDIQLPANKQKLSGKPGFLKDNLSLAHYNVSGGETLTLSLRERGGRKR; encoded by the exons ATGCCTTCAATTCGTCCTCTTCTGCCACCACCTGGACTAGCATTGAATCTTCCTCGTGTTCCTCCCAATGTCGTTCAGTATCAGCACAGTGGCGGCCTTCCAATGCCTCCTCCAAGACCACCAGCTATGATTCCATCTGTCCGCCCAGCTCCCCCTCCTCCAATGCAAATGAATTCTGGACAGCAGTCTGTTATGGGTGGTCAACCACATCCGATGATGCCTCCATCAATTTCTATGAATAGCCAAGGAATGCACatgcctccaccaccacctggATCTCAGTTCACTCCTGTTCCACGGCCTCCTTTTGTTCCTATGTCTCATCCACCATCAATGATGCCTATGATGCATCCACCACCCTTGCCTCAAGGAATGCCACCATCCCCACCGCCTGAGGAAGCTCTTCCCCCACTTCTAGAGGAACCAGAACCAAAGAGGCAAAAGCTTGATGATTCTTCTCTGATTCCAGAAGATCAATTTCTGGCTCAGCATCCG GGACCTGTTCGCATCAGTATATATGTTCCTAATGTTGATGAAGGAAATCTCAAAGGACAAGTTCTGGAAATAACCGTGCAATCTCTGTCTGAAACTGTTGCCAGTCTGAAGGAAAAAATTGCTGGGGATATCCAGCTCCCTGCTAACAAGCAGAAATTGAGTGGAAAGCCAGGCTTTCTTAAGGATAATTTGTCACTTGCTCATTACAATGTCAGCGGAGGAGAAACACTTACCCTATCCTTAAGAGAGCGTGGTGGTAGAAAGAGATGA